The DNA region CCTCTTTGGTTCCGGGAGACGAAGAGCCAGGCTAGAAATGAAGAGGTCCCTTCATCTCCGGCATGGAGACAAAGAGGTCTCTTTGTCTCCATGCCGGAAAAGAAGACTGGTTCATCGTCTTCAGCAGCCTAGAGATGAAGCGGtaatcttgtttttttttttttaattattaaaataaaatttaaaaaattattttaaaatatattaacttCCACATTAGCAAATCAACAGGTAAACAAATCACTTTTGGTTCAATTGCATCATTTTGCGccccaattatatatatatatatattttgagttcaaGGCCTAATTTCATTTTTGCATGTAGTTaggtggcttatttgaccatattcttaaaatcaattatttGGATTGATAACAATATCCAATCAactatttctttaaaattatattttaaaaaatcaaaactttaaATAAGTGGTCCGAACCTAACTAGTGTCATGACTTATCCATATGTACATCGAATCAACCACACAATATGATGATATCtcaaataatagtaaaataaaatatattttttttctaatgatataatttctttctgactcaaattttaattgaatttatccAGAATAGTAATTCTCCAAAGTAAAAAATTCTATTCTGGGACAAAAATGTTATAAATAAAATGTGTTGAAACTCAGTGTTTTGTAAGTTAAACGCGCTTAACCACATAGTTCTTTGATTATTTAGTtatcatatcctacttaaaatcagttggtgataagtaggtggacattaaccatttaaccggTCACATCTCTCCATGATAAGTCATGTCACGAATCGAGTAGAGACTGAACTCAGCTAATCCGATCCACGTCCAACAAAACGTGaagtagtactcaaataatattcTCATAAAATGTGAAAATAGGAAAAGTCGACTGTGCAGTGTAAAGATAGGGGGATAAATAATTTGAGGTTTGTATGGTGTTGTGCTTTTCCTCAATCAATTATCAGTTTGCGGCAATTTGTCGTAACACATACGTGGACGTCTTCATCAATTGCTAAACGACATATCCTATGAAATACAACATTGACCACAACATTTGTAGTTGACTCCTATTCCCTTTTGTCAACTACATACAATgagaattaattatattttacgtTGCGGAGTATAATTCACTTGCTTTAACTTCCGAACAATTACGATgtcaattattattaacatcATCTCATTTGTTCTCATCCACATTGAAATAAGGTTCGAAGTTTACTCAATGAATATATATGATCATATAGTAATTGCATGACATCTTATTTAATTCTATATCTTAGTAATTAGTAAGTAGTGTATAGTACTACTACTAcatattatactattaataagaatcatatcattattctttcaaaaaaaaaaaaaagaaaaagagaatcaTATCATTATCTCTTTTTTCTAGTACACTCTAATCTAACTATAGTATAAAAATTAGTTCAACTGATATTTTCGTGTCATTTCTTTTAACTCGATAAATATgatatatagaataataatcaatcatttGACCGTTGAATAAGTATGCAACAATTATAATCTCTAAAATATCATAATATCGTCTAGAAATGACTGAatagtcaaataaataaaacatgattcttgtacAGTAAGTCACTAATACATAAGATTTCCTATAGTATGATTTAGTGCACGGCTCAACTTCTCTTCCATAATCACTTAGCTTCTtgataacattattatttcttccaaaatttgtaatagaaaaaataaatagtaaaaaatactCTTAATTCTTTACAAGATATTATATACTTTCTATTCTATAAAAAGAAAtaccatttttatttatttctgaaatcattttcaaaaatttttaaatcatttttgagctatattaatttattaaatttacaaaatatcaTAAGCTTCCAAATTTGACTCAATGTGAAAATTGTTTATTAGTTTACTTGATTTGAACCGATCAACTAAAAACAActtcattcaaaacacaaatTTGAGTAGCGATTATGAGTTTttcgtaaataaaaaaaatcataatatcaaaaaaaagaaaaaatcgaTTCAATTAATACCAACGGTTCTACCCACCATATAACGTTCCATACTGCTACTgttgaatggtggttactactATACGTCCCAAAAATAGTATGTTTAGCTTCAAGCTTTCAACGAACCTTCGGCGGCTCGCAATAACTATGCGTGACCAGGTCAAGGTGATCTGGTGGggtataattgtaattaattacGATCATGACATCCTGTCGGGTTCagtccaaaaaaataaaaatctaatactctgtacaataatttaatttgtacatcCTTTGTAGAGTcggaaaaataattttaaaaatactaaaatcaaaataatatgaaccattcatttcaacaaataattataccaacatttttttttgtttcgatTAGGACCTAATTTTATTGGCTTTTATTAAGTTTGTAAATCTAAATGTAGATGTCATTTTAGATCAGTGTCCACAATATAACATACCTAAAATAATTCGTTCAAATACATATCTAATAAATAGGATAGAAATCACATGATGTCTGAGAttgaaacaataataaaattctataaATATTCTCTGCGTAGATAATCTCTTTGTAGctctctaatagtctaatatataaaatgttcCACAAATAAAAGATACAATCGTGAATTTAACTTGTAAtgcaaaattgtattataactATTTGAAAGTTATTTAATAGGTgtttagaattaattaaatttgattctcaatttctcatatgaatgaattaattaattgtctAATAGGGTTAGCCCAAATGATAGATCACTTAACCTTAAGTTACTACCCACTACTAAAAGTAAAGTGGGGTTCGACTTATGCTAATAACCTCTTGGAGGTAGGACTCTCCAAGTTAGAGTTTGGATTCTTGGACTCCCTAAATTGATAAAAAGCGTGAAttcacaaaaaattaatttattaaaatcttattttttaagtaaattaatcttttaaagaatcatgagtatttaaACAAAAAGTTTAACTCTTAATTTTGAAAGACTATATTGGTTCAATCTTCTAGaatcaaaaaggaaaaattatatttaaagctaaaaaaaaaaagaggaaaaattaTATACTTGCATTGAAAGGAGAATGACGCGTTGGCAGTTGGCACAAGAAGCAAACAGTGACAATTAAGTGAGAAATTAACAATAGGCATAACTTATAAGTCATttaacattatttaatattgatAGGGAATTGGAACACTTTGCTCCAATAATCGTATCGTTTCTaatatatctttatttttaaaattaaaatttatgtaattaattcTTTCAAATCATTCCACCCAACACATGTACCTTATAACCTAAACCACCTTGCTATAGACTATGGAAGTAAAATGGTAAGGCGGCACGTTGAGGGTACGAATTTCAACTCTTTAACTTAAAGTAAACTGTGAGTTAGGTTTTCTGTGCACATAGAAAGTCTATGGATTGATTGAAAGACTCTTTGTAAGACTCGAAATTTATCTTCTCTAGAGGCTCGCTCTATAGGCGAGGTCATGGTCTAATAAGTGTGATGTAAACTGAGAAACTtataagtcatttttcgaaTTTCTAAACGCACCTTTAATGTTGAATTACTTCTTATTTCAATTATAGtcttcttttttaaatacttcgatcacactgaaaaaaaaaaaaaatggttggtATGATGGGAAAAATCAACGATAAAACTTCCTAAAACGACATCTAATGACTAATGTAGGGCATAATTACTCCAAAGGGTTGGCCGACGTTATGTATGTTGTCTGCACGTTGATATATGGCAGCGCCCACTTGCTCCAATATACTAATTACTTCCTTTTCAAACAAGTTAGCATAGTTGAAAAAACAAACTTTGactaaacaaatattattaaattttttaaatgaaataataataataataataataataataataataataataataataataataattgacacCAAAGGAAATAGAAAAATCAACCTAAAAAGTCACGCGTAAAAGGAAATTTGATGTTAGAAGTGAagaaatcataatattatatataatatatatgactGCACCAATAGTATGGTCATTAGAATGAATTCGGTCAGTCATTATtgtacaaattaattatttttaattaaatatataataataataataataataataataaagtatgttaattttataatgaatataGCTTAATATGTGATACAGCTCACTCGCAAGTAGCACTGGACTTGTCAATTGGTGTGTATAACAAGTCACTAACTTTTTGCATGGGTAGTTGGGTACTATATACCTTACTATCTTagtaagtattaaaaaaaaaaaaagaattgatgtGTTGTTTTAGTCCTATCGAATGAttgaatatatacatatgattGTTTCTtgactaataattttttttatactcaCTAATTATGAttggttgaaaattttaaaaagtaatcatgttaaaatgaatttttagtaCAAATATCAATTAAGCATGTTAGAATGGATTCTTACAACAGAGTTTGGTTTGTGGGAGGAATACGTAAcgaatgaaatttaaattttataaaaaaaaatagataaagaaAGATTACTAAACATCTTGTGCTCAGTTGACGCTTCTGTATTCTTTTTGAAACAAAGTCACAGAATCGAATGTTTGAACAGGATCACAGAAACAAATACTACCTTGTAACAGAAATAAAGAAGTGAAAAACTCATAACCATTGATTGTGAAAAATGTGCCGACATCAAACTTCTAACTTTCTAGTATGAAACATTTTAGTGAGAAAATAATACTCTATCCACCcgacttgtaagttgtaacttgtaagctagtactccgtatttcttTTCTGGTTGAAGTACTATAAATAAGGTTGCTAAATATAGCAATTGGTTAACACTAGTCATCATTAGCTTTAAATTATTACTccatttgaaaaataagaagaagaggAAGTCGCCGGCGCCGGAAAACCAGCCGGCGATTTGGAAAACGACAACCTAGTGACTCGTGGTGCATGCTATCCGATACCGAGTTCCGAGAACCAATCCCAGCTCAACCTGCCACGCAACATAACCAGCGAGTCAACTCGGGATTCAACGCACTCATTAATGGCGCTCCAAATGATGGTGAGAGACTTGAGAGAAGCTCAGTAGTAATTCGCACAGTTGTGGCCGTTGCGCAATACCTTTGCGCCATTAATGCTCCGCTCTAGCCTTTATTTTCCCCAGACATCCCCTACAGTTAGAAAGAACACGTAAACACAGTTGATATTTAACACTTATAGGTAGGCACATATATAGGGCATTTATAGAGGGAGGGAAAAAGGGGGGAAAAAAGTGGGTGTTTAACTGTTTTTTAGTTGCATTGCATTGAAATGAAGGTGAAGAAAGAGGTTTATCCGCTAACATAGAGCTTGGTATCAGAGATTCAGAGAAGGAGCCATGGAAGTTCATCAGTTCAGGATTGCTTTTTTGTTCTTCGTTTTATTCAACGCGGTGGTGGCTCAGCAAGGGCGACTGAGTTCGAACTCGGAGTGGAGAGCTTTGTTGGGCCTCCGGAGCtcacttggtatcagagctaggGATTGGCGAAGAAAAGTGGATCCTTGCTCGAAATGGACCGGAGTGAAGTGCCGGGAAGGGCGTGTTATCGGAATAAATTTATCCGGATTGACGCGAACGCGCCAGGGACGGATTAATCCACGGTTTGATGTTGATTCTTTAGCCAATTTTACAACTTTGGAGGTTTTTAATTCATCCGGGTTTTCTCTTCCAGGGTCAATCCCGGACTGGTTTGGTCAGAGGTTAAGCGCCCTCCAAGTGCTCGACCTTAGTTCCAGCTCAATTCTTGGCTTGCTTCCATCTTCGCTTGGAAGTTTGAGTAGGCTTTCTCATCTATCTTTATCAAATAATTCAATTGCTGGGACTATTCCTCCTGCACTTGGGAAATTATTGTTTTTAGAGTCTCTTGATCTTTCAAGGAATGAATTGGCAGGTTCAATTCCAAATGCTTTTTCAGCTCTTCAAAATCTTACTAGTCTCAACTTGTCTTCAAATTATTTGTCTGGTTCAATTCCTATTGAGTTTGGTTCACTTCATAGCCTCAGGTCCCTTGATTTATCCAGTAATAGTGTCAGTGGTTCTATTCCTGATCAGCTGGCTAATCTTTCTCAGTTGGTGGAGCTTGATCTTGGGCAGAATTACCTGTCAGGTTCATTGCCTGAGGTTCTGGGTAGATTGAGAAGTTTAGAGAAACTGTTGGTTGGGAATAATCAGCTAGAGGGTGCCATTCCTGTTAGCTTGTTTTCAAATCTTACTAGGTTGAAGGATGTAGTTCTAAGAGGGAACAATTTGGGTGGTGAACTTCCTGACAATTTCTTGACCATGTCCCACTTGAGGTTTCTTGATATTTCTGGGAATAACTTCACTGGTGGTTTTCCAAACTTGATGTCTTTTAATGCCACAGGGGCTTCATTCAACTTCTCAAACAATAAGTTCTATGGGAATTTGACGTCTGAAATTGGGAATTTTCGTTCAATTGATCTGTCGAGCAACTATTTCCAGGGATTTGTTCCAAGTAATGTTGGTAGCAGTGTAAATATTACCAATAATTGCTTGCAGAAGAAAACAGGTCAGAGAAATCCCGAAGACTGCAGAATGTTTTACGCTAATCAGAATGGGCCAGTGCGAATTCCATTGCAAGAAACTCACAGTCGCAAAAATAGATTGGTCTACATATTGGTTGGAGTTATTGGTGGATTCATTGTGCTATTGTTATTGGCAATAATAGCATTATACTGGAAAAAGCGCTCTAGCAGAACTCCAATCCAAAGTGAGTCTGCAAATGTGCGGCCTGTCCAAGAAGCAGCCAATACTGCACCACCCGATAAGGCTTCTGTTGATTTATCTGCTCTAGGAGAACTATTTATGTATGAGAAGGTACTTGAAGCCACAAATCATTTCAGTGATACAAACTTTATGACACATGGACACTCGGGAGACATCTACAGGGGAATGTTGGAGAATGGATGCCCCGTGgcaattaaaaaactaaatttgcAATCCCTCGAGAATAAATCATACATATTAGAGCTGGAGTTTTA from Ipomoea triloba cultivar NCNSP0323 chromosome 6, ASM357664v1 includes:
- the LOC116021898 gene encoding probable LRR receptor-like serine/threonine-protein kinase At2g16250: MALQMMRFREGAMEVHQFRIAFLFFVLFNAVVAQQGRLSSNSEWRALLGLRSSLGIRARDWRRKVDPCSKWTGVKCREGRVIGINLSGLTRTRQGRINPRFDVDSLANFTTLEVFNSSGFSLPGSIPDWFGQRLSALQVLDLSSSSILGLLPSSLGSLSRLSHLSLSNNSIAGTIPPALGKLLFLESLDLSRNELAGSIPNAFSALQNLTSLNLSSNYLSGSIPIEFGSLHSLRSLDLSSNSVSGSIPDQLANLSQLVELDLGQNYLSGSLPEVLGRLRSLEKLLVGNNQLEGAIPVSLFSNLTRLKDVVLRGNNLGGELPDNFLTMSHLRFLDISGNNFTGGFPNLMSFNATGASFNFSNNKFYGNLTSEIGNFRSIDLSSNYFQGFVPSNVGSSVNITNNCLQKKTGQRNPEDCRMFYANQNGPVRIPLQETHSRKNRLVYILVGVIGGFIVLLLLAIIALYWKKRSSRTPIQSESANVRPVQEAANTAPPDKASVDLSALGELFMYEKVLEATNHFSDTNFMTHGHSGDIYRGMLENGCPVAIKKLNLQSLENKSYILELEFYRDFNHPRLIPLLGHCLDQESDKCLIYKYMPNGDLSNLLYRVSNSEGEDVQSLDWITRLKIAIGTAEALSYLHHECYPPLVHRDIQSSSILLDDKYEVRLGSLSKVCVQGSDNRENMISKFLRIPQSSGKGTHSMRKPPSSNCAYDVYCFGKVLLELVTGKVGISKPDDNSTKEWLDRTLPFISISEREKVAGIVDQSMIVDEDLLEEVWAVAVVAKSCLNPRPSRRPIMRHVLKALESPFKVVRQDFSSGKLRTASSRRSWTSAFFGSWRHSSSDSTNASQGSKEGTSGVKQTSRLGSHSSGNEHSSSRNKSSSEIFPEPVESHDLERQDTSQLSREL